In one window of uncultured Sphaerochaeta sp. DNA:
- a CDS encoding HAD family hydrolase has translation MAQKVEKLKGIIFDKDGTLFDYAQVWETILKEGIALTFNSMGKQHQQTAKQAMLSLMGIDEEGQCIPRGLVFTHRRVQILRRFLLYCIRYRVNAIKAIKGYNRSVKHSEVLLNEKLKQMDFSVQQRLFRRLKEEGYHIGVITSDNASSTNLFLSLMGLEKMVDFIASRDSNYRRKPHSEAFNAFCTQAGINPSQVAMVGDTLTDMLFAKRAQSGYRIAVLTGSNDRRRLERLSDVVYEDISFLDTDKRLFPAQ, from the coding sequence ATGGCACAAAAGGTTGAGAAACTCAAGGGAATCATTTTTGACAAGGATGGGACGTTGTTTGACTACGCCCAGGTCTGGGAGACTATCCTCAAGGAGGGTATCGCCCTTACCTTCAACTCCATGGGAAAGCAGCACCAGCAGACTGCCAAACAGGCAATGTTAAGCCTGATGGGCATCGATGAAGAGGGGCAATGCATTCCCCGTGGTTTGGTGTTCACCCATCGCAGGGTCCAAATTCTCAGAAGATTCCTGCTCTATTGTATCCGATATCGTGTAAATGCAATAAAGGCCATCAAAGGGTATAATAGAAGTGTCAAGCACAGTGAAGTTCTCCTGAACGAGAAACTCAAGCAGATGGATTTCTCTGTACAACAACGCTTGTTCAGACGATTGAAAGAAGAGGGGTATCATATTGGTGTCATTACCAGTGACAATGCTTCCTCAACGAATCTGTTTCTCTCCTTGATGGGCTTGGAAAAAATGGTAGATTTCATAGCCAGTAGAGACAGCAACTATCGCAGGAAACCCCACAGTGAAGCCTTCAATGCCTTTTGCACACAAGCAGGGATTAATCCCTCCCAGGTGGCAATGGTAGGTGACACACTCACTGATATGCTGTTTGCAAAACGGGCTCAGTCAGGTTATCGGATAGCAGTTCTCACCGGAAGCAATGACAGAAGAAGGCTGGAAAGACTGAGTGACGTTGTCTATGAGGATATATCTTTCCTAGACACTGATAAGAGACTATTTCCTGCCCAATAG
- a CDS encoding AMP-binding protein, with protein MKHSWDDLDQYRGILFEGQWPTIIDLLLITEQKFAGRNGFTVFKPNRETLTFSEILQEVTRVSSYLQECGIVKGDHIVINGKNSPAWAIAYLAILHAGAIVVPLDNQMNTDRVETLSSFVNASYIFADKNVLEALDTRKEWFKELKGCSTLLGESESFPSISTLKAKNTYNRIPSSEHDIASILFTSGTTGNEKGAMLTHANIVSDLYQACDGTFLSLDETDVLYALLPLHHSYCCTAVLLESIKHGAECVFGQDIVVSKMINDLREGKVTIFMGIPLLYNKLLAGIMKQVKKKGLLVNTLVHTMMVINGFTKKHLHWNPFRKIFNKLLLSKIGLDRNNFLICGAGPLAPKVFKQYQQLGLDFIQGYGLTETSPILTLNPISHFKVESVGMVFPLVEMKIAEPDENGVGEIRVKGPNITQGYYNDPVHTAELFDEEGYLKTGDLGYLDKENYLYLKGRAKNIIVTEGGKNVYPEEIEDLFQLYSQVEQILIRGYQEKKNIPSELIEAVIYPNAEYYREHTVPVQDDLERVIKEVNQRVSGYKKITKLTITNEPMDMTSTKKIKRNKVTA; from the coding sequence ATGAAACATTCTTGGGATGACCTTGACCAATATCGCGGTATACTGTTCGAAGGACAGTGGCCAACTATCATTGACTTATTGCTGATCACAGAACAGAAGTTTGCAGGGCGAAACGGTTTCACTGTTTTCAAACCCAACAGGGAAACCCTTACATTCTCTGAAATCCTCCAAGAAGTCACTCGAGTAAGTTCGTATCTACAGGAATGTGGCATAGTAAAAGGTGATCATATCGTCATCAACGGGAAAAACAGCCCAGCATGGGCTATTGCCTATCTGGCAATCCTCCATGCAGGGGCAATCGTTGTTCCCTTGGACAACCAGATGAATACCGACCGTGTCGAAACACTCAGTAGCTTTGTGAATGCCTCGTATATTTTTGCTGATAAGAATGTTCTTGAAGCACTCGACACACGGAAGGAATGGTTCAAGGAATTGAAGGGGTGCTCAACGCTCCTGGGAGAGAGTGAATCATTTCCAAGCATTTCCACCCTAAAAGCGAAGAATACGTATAACCGTATACCGAGCTCAGAACATGACATTGCTTCCATTCTCTTTACCAGCGGCACCACAGGCAATGAGAAAGGTGCCATGCTGACACACGCAAACATCGTAAGCGACCTCTACCAGGCATGTGATGGAACCTTCCTCAGCCTTGATGAAACTGATGTATTGTATGCACTCCTTCCACTGCACCATAGCTATTGCTGTACAGCAGTACTGCTTGAATCTATCAAGCATGGAGCAGAGTGTGTCTTTGGGCAGGATATCGTGGTAAGTAAAATGATCAATGACCTGAGAGAAGGCAAGGTCACCATTTTCATGGGGATACCGCTTTTATACAACAAGTTGCTTGCAGGTATCATGAAACAGGTCAAGAAAAAAGGATTATTGGTCAATACCTTGGTACATACCATGATGGTGATCAATGGTTTTACCAAGAAACACTTGCATTGGAATCCCTTCCGGAAAATCTTCAACAAGCTACTGCTCAGCAAGATTGGTTTGGACCGGAATAATTTCCTCATCTGTGGTGCTGGCCCGCTCGCTCCAAAGGTCTTCAAACAGTATCAACAGCTTGGGCTTGATTTCATCCAAGGCTATGGACTTACCGAGACGAGTCCAATCCTTACACTCAACCCAATCAGCCACTTCAAAGTGGAATCCGTTGGCATGGTGTTCCCCTTGGTGGAGATGAAGATCGCAGAGCCTGATGAAAACGGAGTGGGAGAAATCCGGGTCAAGGGTCCAAACATCACCCAAGGCTATTACAATGACCCGGTCCATACCGCTGAACTATTTGATGAAGAAGGCTACCTGAAGACAGGTGACCTTGGATATCTCGACAAGGAAAACTACCTCTATCTCAAGGGCAGGGCAAAAAACATCATTGTCACCGAAGGTGGCAAGAATGTATATCCTGAGGAGATTGAGGATCTCTTCCAACTGTACAGCCAGGTGGAGCAGATACTCATACGTGGATACCAAGAAAAGAAAAACATACCCAGCGAGCTGATCGAAGCGGTGATTTACCCCAATGCTGAGTACTACCGAGAACACACGGTTCCCGTGCAGGATGATCTTGAGCGGGTAATCAAGGAAGTCAATCAACGTGTTTCAGGGTATAAGAAGATTACCAAGCTCACCATTACCAATGAACCGATGGACATGACAAGTACCAAAAAGATCAAGCGCAACAAGGTGACTGCATAG
- a CDS encoding amidohydrolase, with product MKILISNALIIPMTKEGLSLRGDIGIDGKHIVFVGTGDPSFKADRIIDGSSFLAMPSLINAHTHVSMGLMRNYKDSLPTLQAWLAEIFPIEGKLTTDDVLAASRLGIIELIQSGCTMFTDMYFEPQATAQAVIEGGIRGSIGVTLFGDLEENKARVEEREKLLAPYVAQAEGRLTLNVAPHAIYTCTQETYQYAASWARQHGRVFHTHLSETKKEVDDCIAQTGMTPPAYLAKIGVLQDVKSILAHCVHLSNEDIDLLKSFDTTIVHNPSSNLKLSSGIAPIASYLHAGIPVALGTDGASSNNNLNMFEEMHIASLLGRVVDTESEKLTPYQVLEMATKGGAEAMGVEDRIGTLEAGKEADLLLIDLKKSHLTPLNDPFSALVYAAQSADIDTVFCQGTILMEQHKVQTLNEHTVMDEVQERWADVLRR from the coding sequence ATGAAAATACTCATTTCCAACGCACTCATCATACCAATGACCAAGGAAGGTTTGAGCCTTCGTGGTGATATCGGTATTGATGGGAAACATATTGTATTTGTCGGAACGGGAGACCCCTCCTTCAAGGCCGACCGTATCATTGATGGATCCTCATTCCTTGCAATGCCTTCCCTGATAAATGCCCATACTCATGTGAGCATGGGGCTGATGCGCAATTATAAGGACTCCCTGCCAACACTACAGGCATGGCTTGCTGAAATCTTCCCGATCGAAGGAAAGCTCACTACAGATGACGTACTGGCTGCCAGCCGTCTTGGCATTATTGAGCTTATCCAGAGTGGGTGCACCATGTTCACTGACATGTACTTTGAACCCCAAGCAACAGCACAGGCTGTGATTGAAGGCGGTATCAGGGGAAGCATAGGGGTAACGCTGTTCGGCGATCTTGAAGAGAACAAAGCCCGGGTAGAAGAGCGGGAGAAATTGCTGGCTCCCTACGTTGCACAAGCCGAAGGCCGTCTCACCCTCAATGTCGCCCCTCACGCTATCTATACCTGTACCCAGGAGACCTACCAATATGCAGCATCTTGGGCGCGACAACATGGAAGGGTATTCCATACACATCTCAGCGAGACCAAGAAAGAGGTGGATGACTGCATAGCACAGACCGGGATGACCCCTCCAGCCTATCTGGCAAAGATTGGCGTCTTGCAGGATGTGAAAAGCATCCTGGCTCATTGTGTTCACTTGAGCAATGAAGATATTGATCTTCTCAAGTCGTTCGACACCACCATTGTGCACAACCCAAGCAGCAATCTCAAACTATCCAGCGGCATTGCTCCGATAGCCTCTTATCTCCATGCAGGAATTCCAGTTGCACTCGGCACCGATGGGGCAAGCAGCAACAACAACCTCAACATGTTCGAAGAGATGCATATTGCCAGCCTTCTCGGGAGAGTAGTTGATACAGAAAGCGAAAAACTTACACCGTATCAGGTATTGGAGATGGCCACCAAGGGAGGAGCGGAGGCTATGGGAGTCGAGGACAGAATAGGTACACTGGAAGCCGGTAAGGAAGCAGACCTTCTGCTCATTGATTTGAAGAAGAGCCACCTTACCCCGCTTAATGACCCATTCAGTGCGTTGGTCTATGCAGCACAAAGCGCTGATATCGATACTGTCTTCTGTCAGGGAACCATCCTCATGGAACAACACAAAGTGCAAACCCTGAATGAGCATACAGTGATGGATGAAGTGCAGGAAAGATGGGCCGATGTACTTAGACGCTAG
- the mtnA gene encoding S-methyl-5-thioribose-1-phosphate isomerase, whose amino-acid sequence MDESFVTLIFKNDTLTLIDQRILPTEVSYVDCKTYEEVEFAIRDMIIRGAPAIGAAAAYGVYLAALQCPGEADFRKACEFLSLARPTAVNLGWAINRMLDIYNRNNTLPREALLNALLNEADAIREEDIKTNKQMSRIGARVVPNKATILTHCNTGALATAGWGTALGVIKTAFYDNKDIFVYADETRPRFQGARLTAWELMEAKIPSKLIPDSAAATLIRDGKIDLVILGGDRVAANGDVANKLGTFALSVICKAYGVPFYSVVPISTIDFSIPDGSAIPIEEREAEEVTHIQGVQVAPSGMDVFNPAFDVTPHQNLTGIITEKGIIYPPFKENIERLRQGETL is encoded by the coding sequence ATGGATGAATCATTTGTAACGCTCATATTCAAGAACGATACGCTTACCTTGATCGATCAGCGTATCCTGCCTACTGAAGTATCGTATGTGGATTGCAAAACGTATGAGGAAGTTGAGTTCGCCATCAGGGATATGATCATACGAGGAGCTCCGGCGATTGGAGCTGCTGCCGCATACGGAGTGTATCTGGCAGCACTTCAGTGCCCCGGGGAGGCAGATTTCAGGAAAGCCTGTGAATTTCTCAGCCTTGCTCGGCCTACCGCAGTCAATCTTGGTTGGGCGATCAACCGAATGCTGGACATCTATAATCGCAACAATACGCTACCAAGGGAAGCACTCCTGAATGCATTGCTCAATGAGGCTGATGCCATCAGGGAAGAGGATATCAAGACCAACAAGCAAATGTCACGTATCGGTGCCAGAGTCGTTCCCAATAAGGCAACCATCCTCACCCATTGCAATACCGGAGCATTGGCTACAGCAGGCTGGGGAACAGCTCTTGGGGTCATCAAGACAGCGTTCTACGACAATAAAGACATCTTTGTGTATGCCGATGAAACACGACCGAGATTCCAGGGTGCTCGTCTTACTGCCTGGGAATTGATGGAGGCAAAAATCCCCTCCAAGCTTATCCCTGACAGTGCCGCAGCGACACTGATTCGGGATGGAAAAATTGATTTGGTTATCCTCGGTGGAGACAGGGTAGCCGCGAACGGTGATGTTGCGAACAAGCTGGGAACCTTTGCCCTGTCTGTCATCTGCAAAGCCTATGGAGTACCTTTCTACAGCGTAGTCCCAATATCCACCATCGATTTCTCAATTCCCGATGGCTCCGCCATCCCCATCGAGGAGAGGGAAGCAGAGGAAGTCACCCATATACAGGGAGTCCAAGTAGCACCAAGTGGGATGGATGTCTTCAATCCTGCTTTTGATGTTACCCCTCACCAGAATCTCACGGGAATCATAACAGAGAAGGGTATCATCTATCCTCCTTTCAAGGAGAATATTGAACGACTAAGGCAAGGGGAGACACTTTAG
- the gdhA gene encoding NADP-specific glutamate dehydrogenase: MHEATQQILDHVKQVDPNQPEFFQAVTSFMASIDHLVDDLPQIVYHKVLDRMVEPERVITFRVPWVDDDGQLQINRAFRVQMNSAIGPYKGGLRFHPSVNLSILKFLAFEQTFKNSLTGLAMGGGKGGSDFNPKGKSDNEVMRFCQSMMTELSRHIGEDTDIPAGDIGVGGREIGYLYGQYRRMKNRSVGILTGKGPTFGGSYIRPEATGYGLVYLSAAILEGKGKSLQGKTCLVSGSGNVAQYTAEKLLHMGAKPISMSDSSGILIDPSGIDEKKLAYIKTLKNVRRGRISEYAQQFKEATYIPHNGSNDANPLWDVKADYAFPCATQNEINGNDAKNLVANGISLVGEGANMPTTLEADDIFKEAGVLHAPGKAANAGGVAVSGLEMAQNSQKLQWTPEQVDQQLQQIMKNIYASISQAADKYSTQDNFVDGANIAGFLKVSEAMIAQGYV, encoded by the coding sequence ATGCACGAAGCAACACAACAGATCCTTGACCACGTAAAGCAAGTCGATCCCAACCAGCCGGAATTTTTTCAAGCTGTAACCTCATTCATGGCCTCAATCGATCATTTGGTTGATGATCTGCCTCAGATTGTATATCACAAGGTCCTTGATAGGATGGTTGAACCTGAACGTGTCATCACGTTCCGTGTTCCCTGGGTAGATGACGATGGACAGCTGCAGATCAACCGCGCATTCCGTGTTCAGATGAATAGCGCAATTGGACCTTACAAAGGTGGACTGAGATTCCACCCCTCAGTTAACCTGTCGATCCTGAAATTCCTTGCATTCGAACAGACCTTCAAGAACAGTCTGACTGGCCTAGCCATGGGTGGAGGTAAGGGCGGAAGTGACTTCAACCCCAAGGGAAAGAGCGACAACGAAGTCATGCGTTTCTGCCAGAGCATGATGACCGAACTCTCACGCCATATTGGTGAGGACACTGATATTCCAGCAGGTGATATCGGGGTCGGGGGTCGAGAAATCGGATACCTCTACGGGCAATACAGGAGGATGAAAAATCGTTCTGTCGGTATCTTGACCGGCAAGGGACCCACCTTTGGCGGCTCCTATATCCGTCCGGAAGCAACGGGCTACGGATTGGTCTATCTTTCAGCTGCTATTCTGGAAGGCAAGGGGAAGAGCCTTCAAGGAAAGACCTGTCTTGTCAGTGGCAGTGGAAACGTTGCACAATACACCGCTGAAAAGCTGTTGCACATGGGTGCAAAACCGATCAGCATGAGCGACTCATCGGGTATTCTCATCGATCCTTCCGGAATTGATGAGAAGAAACTAGCCTACATCAAGACTCTGAAAAATGTAAGAAGAGGAAGAATCAGCGAGTATGCCCAGCAGTTCAAGGAAGCAACCTACATCCCCCACAATGGCTCAAACGATGCCAATCCTCTGTGGGATGTAAAAGCTGACTATGCTTTCCCTTGTGCTACCCAGAATGAAATCAATGGGAATGATGCCAAAAACTTGGTAGCTAATGGGATTTCATTGGTAGGAGAAGGTGCAAATATGCCTACGACATTGGAAGCCGATGATATCTTCAAGGAAGCAGGTGTTTTACATGCTCCTGGAAAGGCAGCCAATGCCGGTGGTGTTGCAGTCTCTGGATTGGAGATGGCACAGAACAGCCAGAAGCTCCAATGGACTCCTGAACAGGTCGACCAGCAGCTTCAACAGATCATGAAAAACATCTACGCTTCCATCAGCCAGGCAGCAGATAAGTACAGCACACAGGACAACTTCGTCGATGGTGCAAACATTGCTGGATTCCTGAAAGTAAGCGAGGCCATGATTGCCCAAGGATATGTGTAA
- a CDS encoding desulfoferrodoxin family protein, whose amino-acid sequence MKDQIFYICKHCGNIAVKVVDRGPKLSCCGEEMAPLKANTVDAAQEKHVPVVSIEGNKLSVNVGSVDHPMTQEHHIEFIYVQTEKGGMRKALPVDGKPHATFALDEDKAVAVYEYCNLHGLWKVDL is encoded by the coding sequence ATGAAAGATCAGATTTTCTACATTTGTAAGCACTGTGGCAACATTGCTGTGAAGGTTGTTGACAGAGGTCCGAAACTCTCTTGCTGTGGCGAGGAGATGGCCCCCTTGAAGGCAAACACCGTTGATGCAGCCCAGGAGAAGCATGTTCCTGTTGTAAGCATTGAAGGGAACAAGCTGAGTGTGAATGTAGGTTCCGTGGATCATCCAATGACCCAGGAACACCACATCGAATTCATCTATGTCCAGACTGAAAAGGGTGGCATGAGAAAGGCTCTCCCTGTTGACGGAAAGCCACACGCAACCTTTGCCCTCGATGAGGACAAGGCTGTTGCTGTTTACGAGTATTGCAACCTACATGGACTCTGGAAGGTCGATCTCTAG
- a CDS encoding ABC transporter ATP-binding protein, which produces MRFLNISKRYGENQVFDRFSLEVPPSTILSVVGPSGEGKTTLLQMASGLLQPDEGTIEKEDVEQGVISYLFQEPRLLPSSTVYENVELALRSSCKERREREERALHYLGLVGLQESLSLYPYQLSGGMRQRVAIARAFAHQCNLMLLDEPFQSLDIKLKYALVHSFIRLWEECPKTTLFVTHDPKEAILLGDAVCCLGDPNQPLLYQKIDIPRNARNIGDASLLALEAKLVETLVQS; this is translated from the coding sequence ATGCGTTTCTTGAATATCTCCAAGCGATACGGTGAGAACCAGGTTTTCGATCGTTTCAGTCTTGAGGTACCTCCTTCAACGATACTCTCTGTTGTCGGGCCATCAGGTGAAGGAAAGACAACCTTGTTGCAGATGGCTTCCGGATTGTTGCAACCAGATGAAGGGACAATTGAAAAGGAAGATGTTGAGCAAGGGGTAATCAGTTATCTCTTCCAGGAGCCAAGACTACTTCCCTCCAGTACCGTATATGAGAATGTCGAGCTTGCCCTTCGATCTTCCTGCAAGGAGAGACGAGAGAGGGAGGAGCGTGCCCTGCACTATCTTGGTCTTGTAGGGCTGCAGGAGAGTCTCTCTCTCTATCCTTATCAGCTCTCAGGTGGAATGAGGCAGCGTGTCGCGATTGCGAGGGCTTTTGCTCACCAGTGTAATCTCATGTTGCTCGATGAGCCTTTCCAGAGCTTGGATATCAAATTGAAGTATGCTCTGGTGCATTCTTTCATCAGGTTATGGGAAGAGTGTCCAAAGACTACATTGTTTGTCACTCATGACCCTAAGGAAGCCATCTTGCTCGGAGATGCTGTATGTTGTCTGGGTGACCCAAATCAACCACTGTTGTACCAAAAAATAGATATTCCCCGCAATGCGAGGAATATCGGTGATGCATCACTGTTGGCTTTGGAAGCCAAGCTGGTGGAAACGTTGGTACAATCCTAG
- a CDS encoding ABC transporter permease subunit, whose amino-acid sequence MRSMKRNLVLLLASGILLIIWQVASMWIDSQILLPSLGPVLTTLLGLVREPVFTANVLFTVLRALESFLIILVSASILGVLAGRFTLLSTFLKPFVTTLKAVPVMSIILLAFIWFSSGTVPLFSAFLMGFPVMFVQMEMGVRQLDSNLDEMCDLYGFSKQTKLVHFIIPSIVPFFVTGAKTALSMVWKVVIAAEVLTVPQYGVGSRMQLAQVQLETDRVLSWTLIAVFLTAFGDLVFAFVVDGIGALKHRLDARRVPCVS is encoded by the coding sequence ATGCGTTCTATGAAGCGGAATCTGGTACTTCTTCTTGCTTCGGGAATCCTGCTCATCATTTGGCAGGTTGCCTCCATGTGGATCGATAGTCAGATTCTGCTTCCCAGTCTAGGACCGGTTTTAACTACCTTGCTTGGCTTGGTACGCGAACCGGTTTTTACTGCAAATGTGCTGTTCACTGTTCTCAGGGCATTGGAAAGTTTCCTGATCATTCTCGTGAGTGCTTCAATCCTTGGGGTGCTTGCTGGTAGGTTCACCTTGCTCTCCACCTTCTTGAAACCGTTTGTCACGACACTGAAAGCGGTACCAGTTATGAGTATCATTCTGCTTGCCTTTATCTGGTTTTCCAGTGGAACGGTACCATTGTTCTCAGCATTTCTCATGGGGTTTCCGGTAATGTTTGTACAGATGGAGATGGGAGTGAGACAACTTGATTCCAATCTCGATGAGATGTGTGACCTCTATGGATTCTCAAAACAGACAAAGCTGGTACATTTCATTATTCCTTCCATAGTTCCTTTCTTTGTTACTGGTGCCAAGACTGCGCTTTCCATGGTCTGGAAAGTGGTGATCGCAGCAGAGGTATTGACGGTCCCTCAGTATGGTGTTGGTTCAAGAATGCAACTTGCCCAAGTACAGCTGGAGACTGACAGGGTGCTCTCCTGGACCTTGATCGCCGTTTTCCTTACAGCCTTTGGAGATCTGGTTTTTGCCTTCGTGGTGGATGGAATCGGCGCTCTGAAGCATCGCCTCGATGCTAGGAGGGTTCCATGCGTTTCTTGA
- a CDS encoding ABC transporter substrate-binding protein encodes MKHRISLVFVALLAMVAIGAQPVAETPVDSPLEVQFAVMAGPTGFSSVALNENGGKITEDIQIAMQVFPSPNEVVARLANGELDFACLPSNLAANIYNKGVKIKLAAVIGNGMLSVVSSDGSVQGVDDLLGKTVHVPGAGSTPDQMAQLLLREAGLEAGVDVILDYSVASPAQLAQLTIAGKVSLVMLPQPFVSMILNGSKRAKEVVDVQELYEELSGVANYPMSVMVVSEQFAEKHPEALEDILKAYEDSVAWVNAEPQAAGKAIEEAGIMKAALATPSIPFCNLVFVPSQEAKEEVQAYYRFLHSFSPAAIGGAVPADNLYL; translated from the coding sequence ATGAAACACAGAATCAGTCTTGTTTTCGTAGCCCTGCTTGCCATGGTGGCAATCGGGGCACAGCCGGTTGCTGAGACTCCGGTTGACTCGCCATTGGAAGTTCAGTTCGCTGTCATGGCCGGACCTACTGGATTTTCTTCTGTTGCCCTGAATGAGAATGGTGGAAAAATCACCGAGGATATTCAGATTGCAATGCAGGTATTCCCTTCCCCCAATGAAGTGGTAGCCCGCCTGGCCAATGGGGAGCTCGATTTTGCCTGTCTTCCTTCCAATCTTGCTGCGAATATTTACAATAAGGGAGTCAAGATCAAGCTTGCTGCAGTTATCGGTAATGGGATGCTCAGCGTAGTTTCCAGTGATGGATCGGTTCAAGGTGTGGACGATCTACTGGGAAAAACGGTACATGTACCAGGTGCTGGTTCCACTCCCGATCAGATGGCCCAGCTGTTGCTCAGGGAAGCTGGTCTTGAGGCTGGAGTGGATGTAATCCTTGACTATTCTGTAGCCAGTCCTGCACAGCTTGCACAGCTGACCATTGCTGGAAAGGTGTCCCTGGTCATGTTGCCACAGCCGTTTGTTTCCATGATTCTGAATGGGAGTAAGCGAGCAAAAGAAGTTGTTGATGTCCAGGAGCTCTATGAAGAGCTTTCTGGAGTTGCAAACTATCCAATGAGTGTTATGGTGGTAAGTGAACAGTTTGCAGAGAAACATCCGGAAGCACTAGAGGATATCCTTAAAGCCTATGAAGACTCTGTTGCATGGGTCAATGCAGAACCCCAAGCAGCTGGAAAGGCGATTGAAGAAGCAGGGATCATGAAGGCTGCATTGGCTACTCCTTCCATTCCTTTCTGTAACTTGGTATTTGTGCCCAGTCAGGAAGCGAAAGAGGAAGTACAGGCTTATTACAGGTTCCTCCATTCCTTCAGTCCAGCAGCCATCGGTGGTGCGGTTCCTGCAGACAATTTATATCTGTAA
- the tyrS gene encoding tyrosine--tRNA ligase, with protein sequence MNKALQTLIDRGFVKACTDYDALSDLMDAGPVTFYVGADPTGKSLHIGHMVPFFAMHHLQNAGHNPIALVGGGTAMIGDPSGKTEMRRMLTVEQIEKNCASIKEQLGTVVDFSEQPEGGKGKAIALNNADWLNGLNYITFLREIGKHFSVNRMLTFESYKQRLERGLSFIEFNYQLLQSYDFHILSRDHGCRLQIGGDDQWGNIVSGIELIRKLGGPECYGLTFNLITRADGHKMGKSEKGAVFLDPELFSAYDFYQYWRNVNDADVVRFLKLFTFLSLEEIAQYEGENVNINDAKDRLAYEQTKIIHGVEEAEKARTAAKAMFNGANLGIDGREGMPSLTISKAELDSGIGVLDLFSRTDLAATNSDARRLVTGGGAWIGEHRVEDPKTLIDSSYLDEYGELILRAGKKRYFRISVE encoded by the coding sequence ATGAATAAAGCATTACAGACCCTGATCGATCGAGGGTTCGTCAAAGCATGTACCGATTACGATGCGCTCAGTGACCTGATGGATGCAGGCCCTGTAACGTTCTATGTAGGTGCAGATCCAACCGGTAAGAGCCTACATATCGGTCATATGGTGCCGTTCTTTGCCATGCACCATCTGCAGAACGCCGGGCATAATCCAATCGCGCTTGTCGGTGGTGGAACTGCCATGATCGGGGATCCCTCAGGAAAGACAGAGATGCGAAGGATGCTCACTGTTGAGCAGATTGAGAAGAACTGTGCTTCCATCAAGGAACAGCTCGGAACAGTTGTTGACTTCAGCGAGCAGCCGGAGGGTGGAAAAGGAAAAGCTATTGCATTGAATAATGCAGACTGGCTCAATGGATTGAACTATATCACCTTCCTTCGGGAGATTGGAAAACATTTCTCGGTGAACAGGATGCTCACCTTTGAATCATACAAGCAACGTCTTGAGCGTGGGCTCTCCTTCATTGAGTTCAACTATCAGTTGTTGCAATCCTACGATTTTCATATTCTCAGCCGTGATCATGGCTGTCGTCTGCAGATTGGAGGGGATGATCAGTGGGGGAATATTGTCAGTGGCATCGAGTTGATCAGAAAACTTGGTGGTCCTGAATGTTATGGTCTGACATTCAACCTGATCACCCGCGCCGATGGACACAAGATGGGCAAGAGCGAGAAGGGTGCGGTTTTCCTTGATCCCGAACTTTTCAGTGCCTATGATTTCTACCAATACTGGAGAAATGTCAACGATGCAGATGTGGTGAGGTTCCTCAAACTCTTTACCTTCCTCTCTCTTGAGGAAATTGCCCAGTATGAGGGAGAGAACGTCAATATCAATGATGCAAAAGACCGTCTTGCCTATGAACAGACAAAGATCATTCATGGAGTAGAAGAGGCTGAAAAGGCAAGAACTGCAGCAAAGGCCATGTTCAATGGCGCCAATCTGGGCATCGATGGCCGCGAAGGAATGCCTTCACTGACCATCAGTAAGGCAGAGCTGGACTCGGGTATTGGTGTGCTGGATTTGTTCAGCCGGACTGACTTGGCTGCAACCAACAGTGATGCACGCCGCTTGGTAACAGGTGGAGGCGCATGGATCGGGGAACATCGTGTTGAGGATCCCAAGACACTCATCGACTCCTCCTATCTGGATGAGTACGGGGAGTTGATTCTCCGTGCTGGAAAGAAGCGGTATTTCCGTATCAGTGTTGAATAA